From Candidatus Poribacteria bacterium, one genomic window encodes:
- a CDS encoding helicase-related protein — MKETNLPITELKTTFQDAIAEGPVVIVAPTGSGKSTQVPPWCAALSDKPVLVVEPRRVACRSLARWVAQQRGEPLGHSVGYTVRFEDVGSDTLTRIRFVTPGVALRYAAGPELDQYGTIILDEFHERGVETDLFLAICQKKRRDARLVIMSATIAARQLAQFVGGQVLRAEGRVYPVEARYLGGAVVPTSHNLVERVENGIKRALKETAGNILVFLPGKGEINACHDALRKMRNIEFIPFHGDLSADAQDLAFETQPEYRRIILATNVAETSITLPGITAVVDTGLVRQRVHQSRRIVLALRPISQASAEQRRGRAGRLGPGICYRLWEEHGQLEQETPPEIRREDLTQFVLTVASTGYRPQDLTFLDAPPDFAVERAQTALKRWGVLSNEGTLTTEGAEISALPIDPFHARLLVKAPPSLRRDLVDLIATLERPAPLWRRMVGMSTEQQEAVQNARQKDLFRDGCDATTAIRTLRCGDAKRHHLHRTALAECRRIATQLRTFFQLPSVIKEKASPQPDRSALIAYLLREWDACAYVRRRKGKGWGNEQGEVLLDSDSLLSEGQHAALILETVGIGKGTRVQLMGRTAMPCAFTDLVDAGIGTSQVTTPRLEGEDIVAEVVTEYAGREIGRERRPLRGALLREALASLILSGTVFPGAGEQLTRAIHAWTLQCALQTSEITALTPHEWLVSRLVVLGVEVAEEWKLLSPEDLVFTEIDADTIAEIEAQYPKEFSVNGAKFSVEYHPSEKLVTLRWERGIRQPTLSSVLLPRWNNWKVQLNLRGQMRTVRPTS; from the coding sequence ATGAAGGAAACGAATCTTCCGATTACAGAATTGAAGACAACATTTCAGGATGCGATAGCGGAAGGTCCCGTGGTGATTGTGGCACCAACTGGCAGTGGAAAATCGACACAAGTTCCGCCGTGGTGCGCTGCGCTATCAGATAAACCGGTGCTTGTTGTTGAACCGAGACGCGTTGCATGCCGTTCACTCGCACGGTGGGTTGCCCAGCAGCGTGGCGAACCACTGGGACATTCAGTCGGTTATACGGTGCGATTTGAGGATGTTGGCTCGGATACGCTAACCCGCATCCGTTTTGTCACGCCCGGTGTTGCTCTGCGATATGCCGCTGGACCGGAATTGGATCAATACGGCACTATCATCTTGGACGAGTTTCACGAGCGCGGTGTAGAGACAGACCTGTTCCTCGCGATATGCCAAAAGAAACGACGCGACGCGAGACTCGTTATTATGTCCGCCACGATAGCCGCGCGACAACTCGCACAATTTGTTGGTGGGCAGGTGCTGCGTGCAGAGGGGCGCGTCTACCCTGTCGAAGCGAGATACCTTGGCGGGGCAGTTGTGCCGACATCCCATAATTTGGTGGAACGCGTCGAAAATGGAATTAAGCGTGCACTCAAAGAGACTGCAGGGAATATATTGGTTTTCCTGCCGGGCAAAGGTGAAATTAACGCATGTCACGACGCACTTCGCAAGATGCGGAATATAGAATTCATTCCTTTCCATGGCGATTTATCCGCCGATGCCCAGGACCTCGCATTTGAGACGCAACCCGAATATCGCCGAATTATCCTCGCAACCAACGTTGCTGAAACATCAATCACACTTCCGGGGATTACTGCTGTTGTGGATACTGGATTGGTGCGCCAGCGCGTCCATCAAAGCCGACGGATTGTCTTAGCATTACGTCCCATCTCGCAGGCTTCGGCTGAGCAACGTCGCGGACGTGCAGGTCGCCTCGGTCCGGGAATCTGCTACAGACTCTGGGAAGAACACGGGCAACTTGAACAGGAAACACCTCCAGAGATTCGTCGGGAGGATTTGACGCAATTCGTGTTGACTGTCGCTTCAACGGGTTATCGTCCACAGGATTTGACGTTTCTCGACGCGCCCCCTGATTTCGCAGTGGAACGGGCACAAACCGCCTTGAAGCGTTGGGGGGTTCTCTCTAACGAGGGCACGCTCACAACAGAAGGTGCCGAAATCTCTGCATTACCCATTGATCCCTTTCACGCCCGATTGTTGGTAAAGGCTCCCCCCTCTCTCCGACGCGATTTGGTTGATCTCATTGCGACTTTGGAACGTCCTGCGCCGTTATGGCGACGTATGGTCGGTATGTCAACTGAACAACAGGAGGCGGTTCAAAACGCTCGTCAGAAAGACCTTTTTCGGGATGGGTGCGATGCGACAACGGCAATCCGAACGTTGCGCTGCGGCGATGCGAAACGGCATCACCTCCATAGGACTGCCCTCGCTGAGTGTCGCAGAATTGCAACGCAGCTCAGGACGTTTTTTCAATTGCCGTCTGTCATCAAAGAAAAAGCATCACCGCAACCTGACCGCTCGGCACTGATCGCTTACCTCCTACGGGAGTGGGACGCTTGCGCCTACGTCCGAAGACGGAAAGGGAAGGGGTGGGGAAATGAACAGGGAGAGGTCTTGCTCGATTCCGATTCACTCCTCTCGGAAGGGCAGCACGCCGCTTTGATTCTGGAAACTGTTGGTATTGGGAAAGGCACACGCGTTCAATTGATGGGACGTACTGCCATGCCTTGCGCTTTTACTGACCTCGTTGATGCAGGAATCGGAACTTCTCAGGTTACCACACCGAGACTTGAAGGCGAAGACATCGTCGCAGAGGTGGTAACCGAATATGCGGGAAGGGAGATCGGACGCGAACGGCGACCGCTACGTGGGGCGTTGCTGAGAGAGGCGTTGGCATCGCTTATTCTCTCCGGAACCGTGTTCCCTGGTGCTGGTGAGCAGCTGACACGGGCGATTCATGCCTGGACCCTGCAGTGCGCGCTACAAACCTCGGAAATAACAGCACTAACACCGCACGAATGGTTGGTTTCACGGTTGGTTGTGTTGGGTGTGGAGGTCGCCGAGGAATGGAAACTTCTTTCACCGGAGGATTTGGTCTTCACAGAAATAGACGCTGACACTATCGCTGAAATTGAGGCACAGTATCCAAAAGAATTTTCTGTCAACGGTGCGAAGTTCAGCGTCGAATACCATCCTTCCGAAAAACTTGTCACATTGCGATGGGAGCGCGGCATCCGTCAACCGACGTTGAGTTCAGTATTACTACCACGCTGGAATAATTGGAAAGTGCAGCTTAATCTTCGCGGACAGATGCGAACGGTGCGTCCCACTTCTTAA
- a CDS encoding tetratricopeptide repeat protein, whose product MSHQKFVKHTHTKKQKAYRLFALIVPAILLLCQSPVYSEQYVIVESENGDRLTGTWIGGTDTHFEIEYNGQVLQLPVVGYTLKFTSNLANVPDGTATKYYNRGIDLLEMGLPELAQRRFEEAIEEYPKYPAAHYQLGLLYKANGDTANALERFRSTALLDAPSFALVPLFHEFGDIALANEDYAVAVDSYQLILTYYPEHTDVPMLSYLTGFLLVEQLEDQNAGLLLLESAIKEYPDMAGHEKALFLIGKLQAETGELENALHTLDGFVTRYPGSEWIYDAHLIRAAAYLKLGRLEEAASEAILVDEISNDEKIEERAKEILDQTKWTVYTDADGLPDNHIQAITTDGTRLWIGTPKGVMVFETVHGKWIPIEGQAQLINTALENVPDVRAIAANEQEVWVGTRFQGVVHYSKLTGKIEVYFLSEGLPAWVKDIKMDEMEVWFATDVGIIRKIRGSDGPPLHYNTFNSDLPADDIETLLLTPKTCWATSADGVIGIFDREIEGWDSYHSTALREGMTIVGLDTAEEQLLFTWFNADEKSNGFFRADMDGGNGKSTTLDTGIEDENDLRNIYIRGALDTSPIVQKNPEEIPVEEAPDPTISEFSSEIAGLEIEPPPPKPPIPLVLWITTNDDFYTYHTRSQAWEYVAMPQITRGELTTKALVVMNNRVWIATSNGLVSTSVQ is encoded by the coding sequence ATGTCGCATCAGAAATTCGTAAAACACACGCATACAAAAAAACAGAAAGCTTACCGATTATTTGCATTGATAGTTCCTGCCATCCTATTACTCTGTCAGTCCCCTGTTTACAGCGAACAGTATGTCATTGTTGAAAGTGAAAACGGTGACAGACTCACAGGGACTTGGATCGGGGGAACCGATACCCACTTTGAAATAGAGTACAATGGACAAGTTTTACAACTTCCAGTGGTAGGGTATACCCTCAAGTTCACATCAAATTTAGCAAATGTTCCGGATGGAACTGCCACGAAGTATTATAACAGGGGAATTGATTTACTGGAGATGGGGCTCCCTGAATTAGCACAACGACGATTTGAAGAGGCAATCGAAGAATATCCAAAATATCCGGCTGCGCACTACCAACTCGGATTACTTTACAAAGCAAATGGCGACACCGCAAACGCACTGGAAAGATTTCGTTCTACAGCACTCCTTGATGCCCCAAGTTTCGCCCTCGTCCCACTCTTCCATGAGTTTGGAGATATTGCCCTTGCCAATGAAGATTATGCTGTGGCAGTGGATAGTTACCAATTGATTCTAACCTATTATCCAGAACACACGGACGTACCAATGCTAAGCTACCTCACCGGATTTCTGCTCGTCGAACAATTGGAGGACCAAAATGCCGGACTACTTCTTCTTGAATCGGCAATCAAAGAATATCCTGACATGGCGGGACATGAAAAAGCACTATTCCTGATTGGAAAACTACAAGCAGAAACAGGTGAGTTGGAAAATGCGCTGCATACTTTGGACGGGTTTGTTACGCGCTATCCGGGAAGCGAATGGATTTACGATGCACACCTCATCCGTGCGGCTGCCTATCTGAAACTCGGTAGACTGGAAGAAGCCGCAAGTGAAGCGATCCTCGTTGATGAGATCAGCAACGATGAGAAAATAGAGGAACGCGCAAAAGAGATTCTGGACCAGACGAAGTGGACTGTTTACACCGATGCAGATGGGCTTCCCGATAACCATATCCAAGCGATTACCACCGATGGTACACGACTATGGATAGGGACCCCAAAAGGTGTAATGGTGTTTGAAACCGTGCACGGTAAATGGATACCGATTGAAGGACAGGCGCAGCTGATTAACACTGCCTTAGAGAATGTGCCGGATGTGAGAGCCATCGCTGCGAACGAACAGGAAGTGTGGGTGGGGACGCGTTTTCAAGGTGTTGTTCATTACAGCAAGTTAACAGGCAAAATTGAGGTTTACTTCCTGTCGGAAGGTCTCCCCGCGTGGGTCAAAGACATCAAGATGGACGAAATGGAGGTTTGGTTCGCTACAGATGTTGGAATTATACGTAAGATTCGTGGCAGTGATGGACCCCCTCTCCATTATAACACTTTCAACAGTGATCTACCCGCGGATGATATAGAAACTTTGTTACTAACGCCTAAAACATGTTGGGCTACCTCAGCAGATGGTGTTATCGGAATATTTGACCGAGAAATTGAGGGGTGGGATTCCTATCATTCCACTGCTCTCCGAGAAGGTATGACAATCGTTGGACTTGATACGGCAGAAGAGCAGCTGCTTTTTACGTGGTTCAACGCTGACGAAAAATCCAACGGTTTTTTTCGAGCAGATATGGACGGTGGGAACGGAAAATCGACAACACTCGACACAGGCATAGAAGATGAAAACGATTTAAGAAACATTTACATCAGGGGTGCCTTAGACACTTCACCTATAGTTCAAAAAAATCCCGAGGAAATACCGGTAGAAGAAGCACCGGACCCAACAATATCCGAATTTTCGTCGGAAATAGCAGGATTAGAAATAGAACCACCGCCTCCCAAACCACCAATTCCGTTAGTGCTGTGGATAACAACGAACGATGATTTTTACACGTATCACACACGCTCTCAGGCGTGGGAGTATGTAGCAATGCCTCAGATAACCAGAGGTGAATTGACAACAAAAGCCCTTGTGGTAATGAACAATAGGGTATGGATAGCAACCAGTAACGGCTTAGTAAGCACGAGTGTTCAATGA
- the fdhD gene encoding formate dehydrogenase accessory sulfurtransferase FdhD — protein MQPTSTKLITRWSDAKPAQVKDELVVEEPLEIRVGQQSLIVVMRTPGHDFELAAGFLYTESLITSGDDIEIIAYCDEESSEMQPAGLSSLQNIVNVRLVKELDLETQSGWQRNFHANASCGLCGKMTIESVRQQVSPLNSGFRVNQDVFYKLNDRLRKAQSVFEKTGGLHAAGLFNEAGELLIVREDIGRHNAVDKVIGQAVLADLVPLDRHILMVSGRASFEIVQKALFARIPIIVAVSAASTLAVDLAKEGNLTLVGFMRGQSMAVYSCPERICRAERENEKDV, from the coding sequence ATGCAACCGACATCCACAAAACTTATCACGCGTTGGTCAGACGCTAAACCCGCCCAGGTCAAAGACGAATTGGTTGTTGAAGAACCACTGGAAATTCGGGTGGGGCAACAGAGTTTGATCGTTGTGATGCGGACTCCCGGACACGATTTTGAACTCGCCGCAGGTTTTCTGTATACGGAAAGCCTCATAACTTCTGGCGATGACATCGAAATCATTGCCTATTGTGATGAAGAGAGTTCTGAAATGCAGCCTGCCGGTTTATCGTCGTTGCAGAATATCGTCAATGTTCGCCTTGTGAAAGAACTGGACCTTGAGACACAATCGGGTTGGCAACGGAATTTTCACGCGAATGCAAGCTGCGGACTCTGTGGCAAAATGACGATTGAATCTGTGCGGCAGCAGGTGTCGCCACTGAATTCGGGATTCCGTGTGAATCAAGATGTCTTCTATAAACTCAACGATCGATTAAGGAAAGCACAATCCGTTTTTGAAAAAACAGGTGGACTCCACGCCGCGGGGTTATTCAATGAAGCGGGTGAACTTCTAATTGTCAGAGAGGACATCGGTAGACACAACGCCGTCGATAAAGTCATTGGACAAGCAGTATTGGCTGACTTGGTGCCACTTGACCGTCATATTCTGATGGTAAGTGGTCGTGCGAGTTTTGAAATCGTGCAGAAGGCACTCTTTGCCCGCATCCCGATTATTGTTGCGGTTTCCGCGGCATCGACACTCGCGGTTGACCTTGCCAAGGAGGGTAACCTCACGTTAGTAGGCTTCATGCGCGGGCAGAGCATGGCGGTCTATAGCTGCCCGGAGCGGATTTGCCGTGCAGAGCGAGAAAACGAAAAAGATGTGTAG
- a CDS encoding zinc-binding dehydrogenase — MSRTGRAVVACGKDFEIREYPVPEPEPNTVLLRQELAGICGTDLHNWQNGFQQEVLLGHENVGIIEALGEGVETDYVGKPVKEGDRVIFAPGTNYGAYGFQWNPDEAPHFRGGFADYMYLNYPNTCFMKTDASPEVAVLTEPFTVGVHAAMRGEIKLGDTVVVQGSGAIGLVTLACAKLSGAAKVIMVGGPAGRLELAKRLGADVTIDIEEVTSPEERTEFVMAETPRKEGADVVFECAGFLPATPEGLGYTRRSGTFVEVGHFVDMGSIDFNINQLLMRKNLRVEAIWGSSYEHFVRGLPLLEQSGLPFADMISHQLPLSQVADGFHALNGDYRIKGETAIKIAVRAEE, encoded by the coding sequence ATGAGTCGGACAGGGAGAGCCGTGGTCGCGTGCGGCAAAGATTTTGAGATTCGTGAATACCCGGTCCCCGAACCTGAACCGAATACAGTGCTACTTCGTCAGGAACTCGCAGGTATCTGCGGGACTGATCTGCATAACTGGCAGAACGGTTTCCAGCAGGAAGTACTGTTGGGACATGAAAACGTCGGCATCATTGAGGCACTCGGTGAAGGTGTGGAAACCGATTATGTCGGTAAACCGGTGAAAGAAGGAGACAGGGTTATTTTCGCCCCCGGAACAAACTACGGTGCCTACGGTTTCCAATGGAATCCAGACGAGGCACCACACTTTCGCGGTGGGTTCGCGGATTATATGTATCTCAACTATCCGAATACCTGCTTTATGAAAACCGACGCTTCTCCTGAGGTCGCAGTGCTAACGGAGCCTTTCACTGTTGGTGTTCATGCCGCAATGCGCGGAGAAATAAAACTCGGTGACACCGTCGTTGTACAAGGTTCCGGTGCTATTGGGCTTGTGACGCTTGCATGCGCGAAATTGAGCGGTGCTGCGAAAGTAATTATGGTGGGTGGACCCGCCGGACGACTGGAACTCGCCAAACGGCTCGGTGCGGACGTAACAATTGATATTGAAGAGGTCACCTCTCCCGAAGAGCGGACGGAATTTGTGATGGCGGAAACCCCGCGCAAAGAGGGCGCGGATGTTGTCTTTGAATGTGCGGGTTTTCTCCCCGCTACACCAGAAGGATTGGGGTACACCCGACGCAGCGGCACCTTTGTTGAAGTCGGTCACTTTGTGGATATGGGTTCAATTGACTTCAACATTAACCAATTGCTGATGCGCAAAAACCTTCGGGTCGAAGCCATCTGGGGCAGCAGTTATGAACACTTCGTTCGCGGCTTACCGCTCCTTGAACAGAGTGGATTGCCCTTTGCCGACATGATTAGTCACCAGCTGCCGCTCTCACAGGTCGCAGATGGTTTTCACGCACTCAATGGGGACTACCGTATTAAGGGTGAAACAGCGATTAAAATTGCGGTTCGAGCTGAAGAATAG
- a CDS encoding Gfo/Idh/MocA family oxidoreductase, with protein MAKTYRIGFASLVHDHVWGELGHWQAHPNVEIVAAGDVNAELRSQFSTETGVENVYNSWQEMVENEELDILQVSAENNAGADIVEAAAAKGIHVVSEKPMAARLSQADQMLAAAENAGTLLMVNWPTAWSPALNTAMDLIKDGAIGDLFYFKWRSAHNGPKEIGCSRYFYEWLYDEEKNGAGALMDYCCYCADMCAYLLGTPQQVTAFRGTFVKDYPIPDDNAVIVMKYGNAFGITEASWTQKVGYVTPNPVVYGTEGALMVSGNEVHLHPAGSDAEVITPEPLPEGRRNAAEYFIHCLETDEPVEGLCSPKVSRDAQEILEAGLVSADSGQVVNLPMS; from the coding sequence ATGGCAAAAACGTATCGAATTGGCTTTGCATCTCTTGTACATGATCATGTCTGGGGTGAACTTGGCCACTGGCAGGCACATCCAAACGTTGAAATTGTCGCTGCAGGCGATGTCAATGCGGAATTACGCTCCCAGTTCAGCACAGAAACTGGTGTTGAAAATGTCTATAATTCTTGGCAAGAAATGGTGGAGAACGAGGAATTAGACATCCTCCAGGTGTCAGCCGAGAACAACGCTGGAGCCGACATCGTTGAAGCTGCAGCGGCGAAGGGTATCCACGTCGTTTCAGAAAAACCGATGGCGGCGCGTCTCTCCCAAGCAGATCAGATGCTTGCTGCTGCCGAGAACGCTGGCACCTTGTTGATGGTGAACTGGCCCACCGCATGGAGTCCTGCACTCAACACCGCAATGGATCTTATCAAAGACGGTGCTATCGGTGATCTTTTCTACTTCAAATGGCGCTCTGCACACAACGGACCGAAGGAAATCGGATGCTCCCGCTACTTCTACGAGTGGCTCTACGACGAAGAGAAAAACGGTGCTGGTGCGTTGATGGATTACTGTTGTTATTGCGCTGATATGTGTGCTTACCTCCTTGGCACCCCACAGCAAGTGACTGCCTTCCGTGGTACCTTCGTCAAAGACTACCCGATTCCCGACGATAACGCTGTCATTGTCATGAAATACGGTAATGCCTTCGGAATTACGGAAGCGTCTTGGACACAGAAAGTCGGTTATGTCACACCGAACCCAGTAGTTTATGGCACTGAGGGTGCGCTGATGGTCAGCGGAAACGAAGTACACCTGCATCCAGCAGGTAGCGATGCCGAAGTGATAACACCTGAACCACTCCCAGAGGGCAGACGTAACGCCGCAGAATACTTCATTCACTGTTTAGAGACGGACGAACCCGTTGAAGGCTTGTGCAGCCCCAAAGTGAGTCGGGATGCCCAAGAAATCCTTGAAGCAGGTTTGGTGTCAGCAGATAGTGGGCAGGTCGTCAACTTGCCGATGTCATAA
- a CDS encoding sugar phosphate isomerase/epimerase, which produces MSDRIPIALQLYSVRDDCAGDLSLTLQAVAQMGYEGVEFAGYYDRTAEELRGMCDDLGLKVAGTHTGINTLLGDELAETVEFNQTLGNPYLIVPGLPGEYQGSRQAWLDTSEVFNSIAEKIADQGMFTGYHNHTGEFTPMDGEIPWDIFGSNTRDDVVMQIDIGHALRAGADPVSFIERYPGRSKVVHLKEYSATNDKANVGEGEIPWDAVFRACETVGGTEWYIVEQESYAYPPIECAERCIENLRKMGKI; this is translated from the coding sequence ATGAGTGATAGAATTCCGATCGCATTACAACTGTATTCCGTCAGAGACGACTGTGCTGGTGACTTATCTTTGACGCTCCAAGCTGTCGCGCAGATGGGTTATGAAGGTGTTGAGTTTGCTGGTTACTATGACCGGACTGCCGAAGAATTACGCGGGATGTGCGATGACCTTGGATTGAAAGTTGCTGGGACGCATACAGGGATAAACACACTTCTCGGTGATGAACTCGCTGAGACGGTCGAGTTTAACCAGACGCTCGGCAATCCGTATCTGATTGTGCCGGGATTACCCGGAGAATACCAAGGTTCTCGGCAGGCATGGCTTGATACCTCAGAAGTTTTCAACAGCATTGCTGAAAAAATCGCTGACCAAGGGATGTTCACCGGTTATCACAACCACACGGGCGAATTCACACCCATGGATGGCGAGATCCCATGGGATATATTCGGCAGTAACACCCGCGACGATGTCGTGATGCAAATTGACATCGGTCATGCCCTTCGCGCCGGTGCCGACCCTGTATCCTTTATTGAACGCTACCCCGGTAGATCAAAAGTGGTGCATCTAAAAGAGTATTCCGCCACGAATGACAAAGCAAACGTCGGTGAAGGCGAAATTCCGTGGGACGCTGTGTTCCGTGCCTGTGAAACCGTCGGTGGCACCGAATGGTACATCGTTGAGCAGGAAAGTTACGCCTATCCGCCGATTGAATGTGCTGAACGTTGCATTGAAAATCTACGAAAGATGGGGAAAATTTAG
- a CDS encoding class I SAM-dependent methyltransferase produces MLASEAPRSDSVETDLLLWWEDFYLPVFEYVLPKMGILEGKRILELGTGTGGTATLLAKRGASVVGIDLLPFRLAEAQARATEHNVAEEVNFALMDAMHLAFPDNTFDFIISKSVLVFTEHSHIAKECYRVLKPGGKAIFMENMRYHPAVWLYRKMFLKYSGKLRYFSMRDIETVGAEFEQLEHREFHLTAVSALFWQKCITIPLFYRGTLRVFKAIDTFLLKYLPFLKRFCWITAMICHKV; encoded by the coding sequence TTGCTGGCATCTGAGGCACCGCGTTCCGATAGTGTTGAAACAGACCTTCTGCTCTGGTGGGAAGATTTCTATCTCCCTGTTTTCGAGTACGTCCTTCCGAAAATGGGGATCTTGGAAGGGAAAAGGATCCTTGAACTCGGCACCGGCACAGGCGGGACCGCAACACTACTGGCGAAACGCGGTGCCTCTGTTGTTGGAATTGATCTACTGCCTTTTCGACTCGCTGAAGCACAGGCGCGAGCTACGGAACACAACGTCGCTGAGGAAGTTAATTTTGCCCTGATGGACGCGATGCACCTCGCCTTTCCAGATAATACCTTTGATTTTATTATCTCCAAATCTGTGTTGGTTTTTACAGAACACAGCCACATTGCGAAAGAGTGCTATCGTGTTCTCAAGCCGGGGGGTAAGGCGATCTTCATGGAAAACATGCGCTACCACCCAGCGGTGTGGCTGTATCGAAAAATGTTTCTTAAGTATTCTGGCAAGCTGCGTTATTTTTCAATGCGGGACATTGAAACAGTCGGTGCTGAATTTGAGCAGTTAGAGCATCGTGAGTTTCATCTCACTGCAGTGAGCGCGCTGTTCTGGCAGAAATGCATTACTATTCCACTGTTCTATAGGGGAACCCTCCGCGTTTTCAAGGCGATTGACACATTTCTCCTTAAATATCTACCATTCCTCAAGCGGTTCTGTTGGATCACCGCGATGATTTGCCATAAAGTGTAG
- a CDS encoding phytanoyl-CoA dioxygenase family protein, translating to MLTHSEIDAFVENGYIIRKGALPETDIQIYRSAIDRILHKCRIERLHADHLRYIDGKRDDIWGVNNIFHPSIREKALVDALAHPQILDVIAALIGERLRYHLCTLLVSSERKSYHINWHRDSAPDGEVPLETLLGRLRSHVQLNGALYDDETLYIVPGSHRRELTDAERAVIQQTPKEAMPNQLVVKLKAGDIVFYNSSLLHKGCNLTGSKRQTLHYAVLTAPSESEPANPESPTSQEWLNEPSFLGSLPDRLKPLFDNWLKYG from the coding sequence ATGCTAACCCATTCAGAAATTGACGCTTTTGTCGAAAACGGATACATCATTCGTAAGGGAGCACTCCCCGAAACCGACATTCAAATCTATCGAAGTGCTATTGATCGGATACTCCACAAGTGCCGTATTGAAAGGCTACACGCCGATCACCTACGCTACATAGATGGCAAACGCGATGACATCTGGGGTGTCAATAACATCTTCCATCCAAGCATTCGTGAAAAAGCACTTGTGGACGCGCTTGCGCACCCGCAGATATTGGATGTCATTGCAGCACTTATTGGGGAAAGATTAAGGTATCACCTCTGCACCCTCCTCGTTAGTTCCGAGCGGAAATCGTACCACATTAACTGGCACCGAGATTCAGCACCGGACGGAGAGGTGCCTCTTGAAACCCTTCTTGGTCGACTCAGAAGCCACGTGCAGCTCAACGGTGCCCTCTATGACGATGAGACGCTTTACATCGTGCCGGGGAGCCATAGACGTGAACTCACTGATGCGGAGCGTGCAGTCATACAGCAAACACCAAAGGAAGCGATGCCGAACCAACTTGTCGTCAAGCTGAAAGCCGGTGATATCGTCTTTTACAATTCAAGTTTGCTCCACAAAGGCTGCAACCTTACCGGATCAAAACGGCAGACGCTTCACTATGCTGTTCTTACCGCGCCATCGGAAAGCGAACCTGCAAACCCAGAGAGTCCAACCAGCCAAGAATGGCTCAACGAACCCTCTTTTCTGGGCAGTCTTCCAGATCGACTCAAACCGCTTTTTGACAATTGGCTGAAATATGGATAG
- a CDS encoding VOC family protein, which produces MQGYYGIGEVFVKVANLDQAAAFYRDLLGFEIVERNNRQLYIYLENGHLVLKEAGSPGHDAGGPMHFAFVTSTERINQLAEQFATLPYRTRGPFDFDDPRGKCRAFFIFDPDGNEIEFNDLYCPTD; this is translated from the coding sequence ATGCAAGGTTATTACGGCATTGGAGAGGTTTTCGTTAAAGTTGCAAATCTTGATCAAGCAGCGGCGTTTTACCGAGATTTGCTTGGCTTTGAGATCGTAGAGCGGAACAATCGGCAGCTTTATATCTACTTAGAGAACGGACATCTTGTACTCAAGGAAGCTGGTTCACCGGGGCATGATGCAGGGGGACCGATGCACTTCGCCTTTGTGACAAGCACCGAGCGGATTAACCAACTCGCTGAACAGTTCGCAACGCTACCTTATCGGACCCGTGGTCCTTTTGATTTTGACGACCCGCGCGGCAAGTGCCGGGCTTTCTTCATCTTTGATCCAGACGGAAATGAAATTGAGTTTAATGATCTTTACTGTCCAACCGATTAG